The Fusobacteriaceae bacterium DNA segment ACTCCTTTCTGATTATAAAGTCACCTTTCGCCGGTATTTCACAGCGAAAGGCGCTGACTTTACATCTGTATATGATCCTTCTCTTATTCTTTGGGAAGCGGAGCCTTTGTGGCCGCGCTGAATTTGTCCAGAAGTTCCTTTCTGTTCTTTCCGGCCCACTGGAAATCATAGTCGATAAGCTTCGTTCCTTCGATGGGTTTCGCTTCGGGCGGGTTCTTGGCGCCTTTTACGGTGAGGAACTGGAAAGAGCCAACGGTCTGGCCCAATTCTTGGGTCTTGGCCGTCAATACCCAGTCGACGAATTTCTTCGCGGAAGCCTGGTCGGGTCCGTTTTTCAAAATGGCCACGCCGCCGATCTCATAACCTGTCCCTTCGGAGGGGGCGGAGATGATGATATCTTCCATGCCTTCTTTCTGATATTTGATGGCGTCATGGAGGAAGGTTATCCCCAGAGCCGTCTCGCCCATGCCCACCATTCTGCCGGGGGCCGTGCCGGATTTCGTATACTGCCGGATCTGGGCGTTCAGTTTCTGCATATATTCGAGTCCTTCTTTCTCACCCTTAAGCTGGATAATCGTGGCCAGCATCGTGAAAGCCGTGCCCGAGGAACCCGGATGGGCCGTTACCAGTTCGCCTTTCAGCTTCGGGTTCAGGAGGTCCGCCCAGGATTGCGGCATATCCACGCCGATTTCCTTAAGGAGGGTCTTATTGCCCACAAAGCCCAGATAACCTACATAAATGCCGGTCCAGATACCGCTCTTGTCCTTGAACTGATCGGGAACGTCCTTGGCGTTAGGGGAAACGTAAGGTTCCAGCAAGCCCTGTTCATTGGCCTGAATAAAGGCGTCCACGGGGCCGCCGTACCATACGGAA contains these protein-coding regions:
- a CDS encoding ABC transporter substrate-binding protein, whose product is MKRIMKYAALLLLATMSLLGAEKETKHLLIYAGLMEDYAIKATKEFEKETGIKTEFVRMSSGETLTRIAAEKDNMTASVWYGGPVDAFIQANEQGLLEPYVSPNAKDVPDQFKDKSGIWTGIYVGYLGFVGNKTLLKEIGVDMPQSWADLLNPKLKGELVTAHPGSSGTAFTMLATIIQLKGEKEGLEYMQKLNAQIRQYTKSGTAPGRMVGMGETALGITFLHDAIKYQKEGMEDIIISAPSEGTGYEIGGVAILKNGPDQASAKKFVDWVLTAKTQELGQTVGSFQFLTVKGAKNPPEAKPIEGTKLIDYDFQWAGKNRKELLDKFSAATKAPLPKE